The Oryzias latipes chromosome 9, ASM223467v1 region GTCCTGATCGGCTGGGGGTTAGCTGTTGTCCACCTCGAAATCCTCGTCCGTGCTTAGGATGTCGGACAGCCCGTACGTGACCTCTGCCTGCAGACCCTGGGAGTCTGGCGCCGTCCTGCAGGAGCTCAGCCTCTTCTGCAGAGCCGGGACCGTGTGGTAATGCAGGAAGGCGATGATGTCTGTGGATCCAAGTCACCAGTTAGAACCACGGAAAAAGGCCAAGAAATGGGAGGACGTTCATTCTGCCGACTCCTGTTTAGGGACAACGCAGATTTGGGTCCAAACTTTCTGATCACGTGTTAATGTCAGACCCTTTAACTTAAAGAGAACCCCAAAACAGGAATCGTAACCTCATCAATTTAACAAAGAGAACACAAACTGCGCTCACTGTTTGGAGAACATTTATGCCGACCAACTGAATGTTTGTCATTAAGATATACAGTAAAAATGGATTACAAACATGCATATTGAATAAGTGGGGATgtgttttgctttctttgttCCTAAAAGCTTCTTTCACTGTGCAGACGATCCCATGAGACTTCCTGTTTTGCCTAATCTGACCAAGGAAAATAGGTTCAGCTGCTGTAATCCCTCACAAATATAATCCAGGCCAATCCTCAAAATGTTTCCACTCTTTATTTCAGCCAGATTTGTTTGAAATGGGAAACCATGTTTTACTTTGAGGTTGCTGTTTTAGTGATGTCAGAGCTCTTTTGTTTGACAGATAATAGAACTAGATACAAAATTTAATGTATGTTTCCATCTACgctgaaaaaaactgaatcctaaagtaaaaaaaaaacattgttttattttctgtctcctaagaaaaataatctcatcAAGGAAGTTTTTCAgttaatcttagtttgagaaaaagcGTTGAATACAAAAGATATCTCGGTAAGAACATTTGTCTTACCTCATTAACAgaatttgcttatttaaagaaattgtgCCAATGGGTttgaatttttgacttattacTAGAAGCCTGTTTATACAGTGCAACAGGATCTTCAAATGAAAACCTTATAAGCAGTTCCCcgaaaagacacattttagaCCAACTTGACCCTGTGGAAGTATTTTCATGTTGATTGTGGTAAACTGGGTGTTCTCTGCGCTGCAGTCCTCACCTCCATACGACATTCTGCTCCAGTTTGGGACTTTGGTAACCTTCAGTCTGTGGAAAATCCTCTGCACGCCCATGGGGGTTACATTGCTGCAAAACAACAGGTTCACCGTTAGCTCACTCTGAACCTCCTTGTGCAGTGAACTCTCTGCATCACGGTTCAACATGAGCTGTAGTCCCACTTATAGTACTAATTAATGGAGCACTTCTGTGCAGTTTTACTGTTTGGCATAGCTGCACTTTCAGGAGCTCGCTGCTCCTTCAGGTCACTgctctccaacctttttcagccAACGGACCGCTctgacaatattttcacagaccggCCTGTAAGAAGCTGCGTCAGTTTTGGGgccaaaaaaaaggtaatataACAAGATGTAATGTtgtaaagaccactgggacttTAAATCTCATAATATTACGAGATTATAGTGGAAGTGAGCAAACAGTGCAGCAAGTGAAGATTGTACAGCAGCCGAGCAGACCGACTGAACTCAATGCTACTGGTAAGCTGAGTCTTTATTGataacattttaatgttttatttattgattggcGGCTTGCAGGATCGCTGCAGCTCGTTGATGAagacatcggtgtccctgcagctgtccacctcaatcctttcttcctccatgaaaCCTATAACTCcaagtctgtgtgacgcttccgtctgaggaggaggagcactttttgccATAATATAATAGACCGTTTTCATTCATCTCTGTGGTTTTACGTTGAAAGGAGacatttcatctggaggagggggcgtatgtaacactgttttccTTCCGCTTTGGCGTGTCTTGTGTGCATGACAGTtgcatgacgtaaggtgacaaatggacttctgggtaaGTGAAGGAACAGGATCATCTACACCCagacgtgtctctgagctccttatttcaCATATGAAACTGCGCTTTACCGACCCCCAACCCTGGAAAGCCGGCTACAATAACAATTTGATTTTGAGTCATCAAAAggttattttggatttttttttttttaaaacctctcCGCAAATAAAGTTACTAAAAACGCTCCGGATCTTTCATCTCTGAGCAAGGCTCCAATAAACAGACatattttgtggtgttttttccgtaaattgatgatttttttcttgtaaatttagaaATGTAAAGCCGTGATTTAGTTTGTAAACTGGCTCTTAAACTCCATTGTTCGAAGCTGAAGTGGGtgtcttgactttttttttcttccagtttccattaacttttgagggtaaatTTTTGTCTTTATCCTCTCTAAAATACTGCAGCtgcttcaaactttatttgttcactagatttcatgtaggaaccattaaagTGTGATATGGATTTTCCCATAAGCCAGAACTGTcaaaaagaaagattaaaaaaaatctgacgcCAACTCAAGAATAATGGAACTTCTAGGATCAgtcataaagacaaaaaaatggacTAAAAGTGGTATTATCTAAATGTAATTAtaacctcatacatcaaattgacccaggaacatcatctctgttcctcacaaatgaacataacaggagggttaacaatgtatttatttcaatgtatttctaatacaagtcgctgcggagtataagtcgcacccctttccaaactatgaaaaaaagggcgacttatagtccgaaaATACGggtatgtttgtttttcttaactttGCTGGCTTGAAGGTTTTCATTTAGCGGTCGTtgcagctgctttaagaaagtagcggATGGAATTTCGACATGTGACCGAGCGACTTGACATGAGTCAACAGTGAGTCGGAGAGAATCCGGtagttttcttaaataaaacatattttagaatcagatataatatataatataaaagatataatatgtaaataaaagggaaaaagtgcaggttattttgttttctctgtgtcctggttggagaccactgcctTACGGAACAGGGGAACACGTTTGACATGATTGTAGTTTTTCCTCTGTACAGCTTCGCTCTAGACAAGAAACCCTGAAACACCTTGGTTGAGTCCAATTTAGATTGGCAAAGAATTCTGCCTGCAAGTGGGTTAGCTTGTTGTAATCAAGGCAGTCCAAAGCCCCACAAACATCTTCCTGTGTTTCGTTTTCTatgcttgaagaaaaaaaagaaatagagaaAATGGAGGCTTTGGTAGTAATGCCGGGTCTCATTTTTCCAGCTTTAaataaagggttaaaacaaacacagatgtgCTGCTCAGTATCTGCATTTAATCTAAAGccattaaagaaagaaagctgaAGAAGACCAGAAGTGTATCTGTCTATTTTGGAGAGGAAAGATCCAGTATTTTTTAACTAAACACTTGTGAAAGCACTCTCGTCAGTCAgctggtggatggatggatggaatttaGTAATGCTGTAACACTGCACAAGTGGAAAAACAGCCTCAGTCATTTGAAAACAGGCATGCTATAACAGTATGAAATGGGAAAAGCATAAATTAGAGTAAAGCAGGAGCGTACAGGAAAGAGGAGGTCCTATGCGTAAACagcatttgtctttcagctgctACCTCTAGAGGGAGCCACAGTAAATCATTTACCTCCATGGAATcctctcctctgcctcctcttcACTCGCACTCCTGCATGTCCTCCTCTTTTTACTTCTAAGCCTGGCATCTCCACCCTCAGCATCATTTTCAGCATCCTCACTGTTCCTTCTGACAACGTGTCCAAACAATCTAAACCTGCTTTCCTGCATTtgtcttctaaaaaaaacatctgttacAACTATTaggacttttactttttttgtataCTTTAATTGATCAAAACTGATAGCTGCAACTGTACTTCAAGTGGGaccactcactcactcaccaAATTCTGTGAACCCCAAAAGTCACAGAGTGACTTAAACTCACCCAACAGCATGAGCCACCTCGTCCCACTCGATGTCTGCTTGGTCGTCCACAGACATGGAGAACAATCTGATaggcacacagacagacagtcaCATCTTTACTCCAACTAAAGTAACTAGTTACAAAGAAAAGTTACCACTAGcattactttaaaaacaaagttggtgtttactaaaaagatttttctgttttcacgaGTCAGTCGAGTTGAGTAAAGTAAGCATGTACCTATGTACAATATTCCATTTTTTATATAGAAGTATTTTGttcacaataaagaaaaacatttaaataacacAAATGTCCTCAGACAGCCGGTCTGCACTTATTTTGTGCATGTCAACAGCATTTTCAGAACACAATGTTTTCTCTACATGCACGCTCTTGCCTTTAAAATCTATAGTAGTGCTTATATCTCCACCTACAAAATGCAAGCTTCCCGTCAGGGCTGGTCCAGACTCGCAATTTATGCAACTTCTTCTACCTGTTTGGGATGTATGTGGGTTAAAAAAGGTAGGCTACGATTGGCTACCATAAAACATGGCACCACCTGAGTCAATTCGAATCTCTTATCCTGTTGTTGCCCAGCCCATTCCCCTCCTGACAGGAGGAAACTTTATGGcaacgcagcagcagcagctgctggtgcATTTGgtttttacagattttaacaatagtaatttaaaaaaattcaacccCGTCACTAAAAAACATAACAGATAAACTtcggccgcatttacactgcaggtcttgatgccgatatccgattttctgactgtatccgatttttttgacgacccgcttacatcatcttttaaaagtgacccgtatctgatttttgcatttacactatacaatgctgaaactatcaaacgtagacgttctgaggactacgtagcagcatttccgccttccgcggacctcttttggacttttgtgactgcggttgtcatggaggcaaggcggcgacggaaggaggcgttgccttgggcgctcctgaggGGATGCGTCGGAGAGGAAAAAGTAGGGCTGCTcagctctctctgagttttgaatgaggaagtatTTGCAGACGGTGTggtaacagtttgatccaagggttgaacctttcctgcgcgatgacttctcttttccgaccgtggtcagaaacgcacgggagatttcctcggggttcacttttccgttctgaaccctcagcctccagagtgagttaagaaagactccaaaacttttaggggagacaccttatttttaatttacggttctcTGACACTCCCCCGATCCGCGCTCACACCCCCTCTCTctctttacacacacacacacggtccccatcatacacgccccccaaagaaatagacggcttctagcctgttccatagcaacAGTGTCCCTCTtcagttaccgtttgcgtccggaccggacataacagcggtttccgactacggtctgaagcctgaggctgaaaggtaacagctgacagcaaaatcagcgcacaaaagcaccttaataagtcatgtgatctcagttggtggccTCCTGAGTTGATGTCACTGAGGTACGACttgcatttactggggaatatccgatttgtctgcttacatggcacacgcaaatgcacgtatccgattcgtttcagatttatttccacatatgagggAGGCCTGtgtccgatctgagaaaaacggaatccacgcgcttttgtcctgcttacacgctcaccggtcatatccgatctgtgccaaatgagaggaaaaaatcggaattgggtcacttgaaccatgcagtgtaaagaCGGCCTTCAAGACCCCCTCAgactaaattgtgttttttatgttctttggGCATTTTTCGTATGATggtggacatatataaagaaaattaagctcaaaattacatttgtgaGTATTACTTTATGCAAactttgaatcaggagcagttaaataaaatgctgttggaaGGCTGCAAACTCTCGGATGCACCCACTATGAACGTcgtagttttcctcgtctgaactggaatctggctccaaactgtacggccgGATATCTCCAGTATTcctcaccatttctgttgccctgctaatgttaggttggggttttgaggggctgtaagctagagagaCAGTGTGTAAAGAGAcaggtgatgggaaggggagcGGAGTTGCTCGACACCAACActcctgtccacaactcagaggtgaatttctaaagaactattgctgctctgcagaaactatgttttgaaaacaacatgttttttgtattttggcttaaataaaacagcataatcataatttatagaccactgggaacacttttccaATGAATCAGAAGACGatcagagttggactttaacGCTTACGTGTTTATAATGAGGATTTTGGTTTGATAACCCTCAGGTCCTCTGGGGAATCCACCATTTGTCATTTTCTCCAAAAGGCTAAACCTGTAACACAAAAGACAGTGCATGCCAGCGGAGGCCACATTTACAAAACACAGGAACACGGGAACGATGAGCATTCATTTACTACTAAGCACTATTTGGCTAAAACTGGAATCCTTCTGAAGGTAAACCGCATGTCTGGCATTTGCTCCGCCTCCACCTGAAGCTTCGGGCATGCACACACTGAGCCATAATCACAACATCCTGAACACAAAAGCCAACGGTTTCTAACAAAGATGAACAGATTTCAGAAGCATTAAATGAGCATAACACGCACAACATGTAACAACATGATGACAAAATGGTTGATGTGCAGTTTGGGAGTCTCTACTGATGTTAACAACACTGTTATCAGCACACAGAAAAAAGCATGGACTTCAGGCACGCTCCTTCATTCTgagactgagaaaaaaaaaaaaaaccagatgtCTGACGTGGAAAGTAGAGCGTGGAATTACACTTTCATTTTATCACCCCACAGTCCATCTGACTGTTTTGGCAAATGCAGGCTGCTtcacccttttgctatcctatgaccccacccttacattgacgtgttctccctaccatgataaaggtgggtaaaggtggaaagatttcatgtaatccatggacaccagtgaggtctagatgacccaactcccaacgttaaagtgcctaggatagcacaagggttatgaagCTACTTCAAGActggacaaatataaaaaacaaacaaacaggagtGCGTGTCTCTTTAAATTATACTCTCTAAGTCAGGCCAGACGCATCGTTGTGTCTAGAAATGTACCCAGAACTGAGAAAAGTTCAGTTCCACTAACCACTTCAGACGACACTGGTTCCAGTGTCTGGTCTCAACCTTCTGGCTGATCGTCTTCCATGGGAGGTTGTTACAAAGCTGGTCCATAGTCAGACCAGACTTTAAGCTCTCCTTGAACACAGTCTCCAAGTGATCTCGGACAGCCTGTTTCAGCCTGGACTCTTCACTCTTACTCCACGGGCCATGCACAGGAGCTGCAAACAACAGTACAGGtgaggtgaggggggggggtctgggtcTGACGGAAGCAGGTCAGTGATCAGCTCTTACCAAGACAGACAAAGCGTTTCTGCAGTGCATAGACGCTGCGGTCCATCTTGTCCGACATTGTTTTCCAGTCGTTGCCATGGAGTTGGTGAAGCTTCTTGAGAGACTTGAGCTCATCCTCAGAGAACCTGAGGGAACACAGGTTGTGATGATGAAACCGCTGAGTGCAAAGACGGTGGAAACAGTCAAGGCTGCGTGGTGAATGCCTGACCTTCCCATGTGGTTCCGGTTGTCAAAGATCTTCTTTGCTCGCGTGTAGACTTGATGGCAAGGCCGAGGGATGCCCTCCGCTGCCAGGACAAACCAAACGCGTTGGTACGAACCACAACTCTGAACACGGATTAATGAAGGACCAACATCCAAAACTGAAGAGAAATCTCTCACGTCGATGCCAAAACTTACCAATTCTCTGTAAAAAATGATGTTGGATTTTCAGCCTCCGAATCTCTGCTGCTTGTTCTTTAAACCTTTGAGGGAACAGAACCTGTTCGGCTGAGCCGATGTCCGTCAGAGCCGCAAAGTCTgcaatgtttttgtgaatttgaCGATTCTCCCAATCAGTGTATCGTCCACAGCGAAGGGGCACACCTGGATGATACAACACTGGTATGTAGACGCACTGAAAGTGACAACATGAATATTTGGGG contains the following coding sequences:
- the ttf1 gene encoding transcription termination factor 1, which produces MEAIKESHSSKKRSLDCPPTPVNISTPVKKKKKEKEIVSPSDVSSNYKKKSKKKRRAEEEGFNPLSDSDEVIDSHKKKRMKEVSITYPGDEQMGKKKKKKNLTGNSENERSEAETGKSRNDTEILNQEEAVEATVSKHKDSSIITAGNNSKKRKKKKKDGSDVEGSSQEGEAPKHRKTKQASIAMATERVNSETDVAVSLETSVSSSSQKKDGNGGKSEKEEAAEEETKSEQSSSRNQRLSSTKELDLIRELEEFVPDVRNKSAHEIMKLVRYDLRRFKDFKRQGVPLRCGRYTDWENRQIHKNIADFAALTDIGSAEQVLFPQRFKEQAAEIRRLKIQHHFLQRIAEGIPRPCHQVYTRAKKIFDNRNHMGRFSEDELKSLKKLHQLHGNDWKTMSDKMDRSVYALQKRFVCLAPVHGPWSKSEESRLKQAVRDHLETVFKESLKSGLTMDQLCNNLPWKTISQKVETRHWNQCRLKWFSLLEKMTNGGFPRGPEGYQTKILIINTLFSMSVDDQADIEWDEVAHAVGNVTPMGVQRIFHRLKVTKVPNWSRMSYGDIIAFLHYHTVPALQKRLSSCRTAPDSQGLQAEVTYGLSDILSTDEDFEVDNS